Genomic segment of Streptomyces sp. NBC_01210:
GCGAGATCCCTGAGTACGCGTCAAAAAGGGTCCGGCACAGAGACCGTGCCGGACCCTCTGGGCAATGGGCCGTGCCCGCTAGTCCTGCTTTTTGCGGCGGGTGCCGAAGACGATCTCGTCCCAGCTCGGTACCGCCGCCCGCCGGCCCGGGCGGACGCCGTCCGCCTCCGCCTGGCGGTCCGTCGTGCCCGTCAGGCGGTCGCGGTGACCGGCCACCGAACGCGGCATCAGCACATCGGCGTACGCCGACCCCGCACCGGCCGAGGCCGCAGGGGCCACCGGCTCCTCCGCCTCCGGCTCCTGGACCGGCTCGGTGGCCGGCGGCTCCGGTGGTGCCGGGCGCTCGGGAACGACCATGTCGCCGCGGAAACTCGGCACCGCCTCCAGCAGACTCGTCAGGGAGTCCCGCTCCCCGCCGCTCTCCTCCGGCTCGGCCGGAGCCGCCGACGCGGTCGGACGCTCCAACTGACGGTCGAGGGCCCGGTCCAGCGGCCGGTCCCGCGGCAGCCGTGCGATCCGCGGTACGAATGGAAAGCTCGGCTCCTGCGTCGCTGCGATCGTGTCGTCGGTCTCACCGATCAGCGCACGCGCCTCGTCGTCGACGGCCTGGACGAGCCGCCGCGGCGGGTCGTACGTCCAGCTCGCCGAGTGCGGCTCGCCCGCCACCCGGTAGACCAACAACACCTCCCAGGTGCCGTCGTCGCGGCGCCAGGAGTCCCACAGCACGGTGTCCTTCTCGGCGCCGCGCAGCGTCAGCCGCTCCTGCACCGCCTCGCCGAGTTGTGGTCCGGTGTTCTCGCCGGGACGGCGTACGGGCGTCTTGCGGGCCCGCTCCGCCATGAAAGCGCGCTCCGCGAGCACGGGCCCCTCGAAGCGGCGCACCCGGTCGACCGGAATTCCGGCGAGCTGGGCGACCTCCTCCGCGGAGGCTCCGGCACGTATACGGGCCTGGATGTCTCGGGGCCGGAGATGGCTCTCCACCTCGATCTCGATCTGGCCGAGGCGGGCGCGGTCATTGCGTACGGCAGCGCGCAGCCGCTCATCAATCGGAAGCGTGTATTCCGTGCTGTCCGCAGCCTTGAGCACCAGTCGTGTGCCGTCGTTGGAGACGGCCACGACACGCAGTTCGGGCATGGGGACCTCCCGGGTGGTGCCTGCCGACGTCACGTGCGTCGCTGCTTCCGCTAGTCGAGTGTGGCCTGCCCGGGTGCAGCCTGCCACAACCTTGCCGAGTTGCCCGGCGTGTCGGGCACAGGCCCTGGATCGCCGGTATGGCACGGTTACCTGTTTGCGACTCTGAGTGACTGATTCGTCACTCTTCGCATCGGGTACCCGTGCGGTGCCGCGGCGCCGCCGGATCGAGCGCCGCTTTCGGCCCCCTACCTGGGGTCCCACCGCCCGAGAGGGAGGCCGGGCCCAGGGCTCGCCACAGTACTCCATTCGGGCCACGGGGGTGGACCGCCGCGCCGCCGAACTTCTCCAGGAGTACGGGAGTTGGGCCTCCTGGGCATGCGTGACCAGGTGTTCTGCTTCACAGAATCTGCCCAAAGGGAACTATTCGCTTCGCTCAAATGTCCCTACTGGGTGCATGGCGGGACAGATGGGCAATCAGGGACTGAAAGATGGATCAGAAGCAGGACGGAGCGATAAAGCAGAAGGAACCGAGCGAAGAGAATAAAGAGCACAAAAAGACCGAAGAGCAGGAACAGCGGCTGGATCTGAGCCTTCCGCAGGTCGCGGGCAGCGCGATCGCGGCGGCGGTGCTCGCCTCCAGACTCGGTGTGTACGGCACGATCATCGGCGCCGGAGTCGTCAGCGTCGTGGCCACCTGCGGCGGCCCGGTCTTTCAGCACTTCTTCCGCCGTACCGGCGAGCAGTTACGCGAGGTCGCGGTCCAGGCGAGGCCGAATGGCCGTCAGGTCCCCGTGCCGCGCGGCGCTGCCACGCCGCCACGGCTCGAGGATGTGCGGACCCGGCTGATGAAACACGTACCGCGGCGGGGTGACGCCGAGGCGACCCGAATGGTCCGGCATGTGACACCCAAGGGGACGCACGGCGAAGCGGAGTTCAGCCGCGCCACCACCCACGGCACGCGCGCCCGCGGCCGGCGGCGCTCCGTCATCGCCGCCGCCGTCTTCGGCGTCGCCATGATCGGTATCACCGGGTACGAACTCGCCTCGGGCTCCGACCTCAGCGGCGGCAAGGGTGCGACCCTGACGTCGGTCGTCCACGGCGGCGGCGAGAAGTCCGCACCGCCCAGCACCCCGTCGTGGACGCCGAGTCACAGCGAGGACCGGAACCAGGAATCCGGCCAGGGCCAGGGGCAGAGCCAGGACAGGAGTCAGACGCCCAACACCGGTACCGGCAGCGGCCGGTCCGGGGCACCCGGCTCCGGGCTGGGCGACAGCGGTACATCCGCAGACCCCACGCCCGACTCCTCGAAGTCCGGCGGCGACGCCCCGACGCCGATGCCCACTCCGACCCCGACCCCGACGCCGTCCGGCTCCACCGGCACGAGCCCAACCCCTCAGCCCGGCACCGGAGCCTGAGCCGGTACGACGACCACGACGACCACGACGACCACGACGACCGGACAGTGAACGGCCGTCAGTCGCCCAGCACCCGGCGGAGATAGTCGTTGCCGAACAGCCGCTCCGGATCCAGCCGGTCCCGCAGTGCCGTGAATTCACCGAACCGCGGATACACCTCGGCGAAGTACTCCGCGTCCCGCGTATGCACCTTGCCCCAGTGCGGCCGACCGCCGTGCGCGGTCATGATCCGCTCCACCGCCGTGAAGTACGACTGGTACGGCGTGCCCCGGTAGAGGTGCACGGCGATGTACGCGCTCTCCCGGCCCGACGCCGTGGAGAGTGCGATGTCGTCCGCCGGGGCCGTACGCACCTCCACCGGGAAGCTCACACGCAGCGGCGAGCGCTCGATCATCGCCTTGACCTCGCGCAGCGCCCCGACCGCGGCCTCGCGCGGCAGCGCGTACTCCATCTCCACGAACCGCACCCGGCGCGGAGAGGTGAAAACCTTGTAGGGGATGTCCGTGTAGGTCCGGGCGGAGAGGGCGCGGCTGGAGATCTTGGCGATCGCCGGAATCGTGGCGGGCGCGGCCCGGCCGAGCGAACAGGCCAGCTGGAACAGGCCGTTGGAGAGCAACTCGTCCTCGATCCAGCCGCTGATCTGTCCGGGCGGAGCGGCGGGACCCGCGCTGCGGTTGTTGCGCTTGGTGTTGCAGTTGCCGGTGTGCGGGAACCAGTAGAACTCGAAGTGCTCGTTCTCCGCGAAGAGCGCGTCGAATTCGGCCGTGACCTTGTCGAAGGCCATCGGTTCCTCACGAGCCGTCAGCAGGAAGACCGGCTCCACGGAGAAGGTGATCGCGGCGACGACGCCCAGTGCGCCGAGCCCGATCCGGGCCGCCGCGAAGACCTCCGGATTCTCCTTCTCGGAGCAGGTCAGCAGCGAGCCGTCCGCCGTGACCAGCTCAAGTGCCTTGATCTGCGCGGCGATCGAGGCCGATTCGCGGCCTGTGCCGTGTGTGCCGGTCGAGGTCGCGCCCGCGACCGTCTGATCCATGATGTCGCCCATGTTCGTGAGCGACAGGCCCTCGCGGGCGAGGGCCGCGTTCAGCCGCTTGAGCGGGGTGCCCGCCTCGACGGTCACGGTCATCGCCGTACGGTCGATCTCCCGGATTCCGGTCAGCAGATCGGGCCGTATCAGCACTCCGTCGGTGGCGGCGGCAGCGGTGAAGGAGTGGCCCGTGCCGACGGCCTTCACCTTCAGGCCGTCCTCGGCCGCCTTGCGTACGGCGTCGGCGAGTTCCTGGGCGGAGGCGGGCGAGACCTCCCGTACCGGCCGGGCGGTGACATTCCCCGCCCAGTTACGCCATGTGCTGCGCCCCGTCTTCATAGTCCCGCTCACGCTGCCCCTCCCGCGTCGGCACCGGCTTGGCCAGCCGGCGGTACCCCAGGAACGCCACCACGGCCGCGATCGCTCCCGACACGGCGGGCACCACATACCCCGCGTCCGCCCCGGACGCGTCGACCACCCAGCCTGCGGCCGACGAGCCGAGCGCCACACCGACCGCGAGCCCGGTACTGGTCCAGGTCATGCCCTCGGTCAGCTTGGTGCGCGGTACATGCGCTTCGACGAGAGCCATCGTGGTCACCATCGTGGGTGCGATGGACAGGCCCGCGACAAAGAGCGCCACGGCCAGGAAGGGAAGGTTCCCGGCCAGTTGGAGGGGGATCATACTCACGGCCATCGCACACACTCCCACCAGCCACCTTCGGGAGGCCGGGCCCTTGAGGTGCAGCAGCCCGAAGACCGCGCCGGCGAGGCAGGAGCCGAGCGCGTACACCGCGAGGACCAGGCTCGCCGCGGCCTTGTGGCCCTGCTCGTCGGCGAAGGCGACCGTGACGACGTCGACCGCGCCGAAGATCGCGCCGGTGGCCACGAACGTGGCCACCAGGACCTGCAGTCCGGGGGAGCGGAGGGCGGAGCCACCGGTGTGGTGCTCGCGCGGATGCGGCACAGGCTCGGTGGCGCGCTGAGCGGTCAGCCAGAAGACGCCGACGAGCAGGAACACGGCGGCGAGCAGCGGGCCCGCCTCCGGGAACCAGGCGGTGGAGAGCCCGATGGAGATGATCGGTCCGAAGATGAAACAGACCTCGTCGACGATCGACTCCCACGAGTACGCGGTGTGCAGCGCGCGCGGCGATCCCCGGTAGATCTCGGCCCAGCGGGCCCGGATCATCGAGCCCACGCTCGGCACACAGCCGGCGGACGCGGCGAAGACGAACAGCGTCCAGTCAGGGGCCTCCTGCTGGGCGCAGATCAGCAGACCCGTGACCGCCGCCACCGAGACGAGCGTGGCCGGGCGCAGCACGCGCGCCTGACCGTGCCGGTCGACGAGCCGGGAGATCTGCGGACCGACCGCCGCGGCCGACATCGCAAGGGTCGCGGAGAGCGCGCCCGCAAGCCCGTAACGCCCCGTGAGCTGCGAAACCATCGTCACAATCCCGATGCCCATCATGGACAGCGGCATCCGCCCGAAGAAGCCCGCAGCGGAGAACCCCTTGCTGCCGGGGGCGGTGAAGATGGCGCGGTACGGACTGGGCAAGCGGTGCTCCGGTAAGGCGTATCAGTGGAGTTCACAGATTACGTCCGAACGGCAGCCCGGCGCACGGCGGTTTCCCCGCTGTCAGCGGCTGGTGGCAGGATCGGACCCATGTCCGATCAGCGCGATCCAGCCCCTTACGATGCCCTGCTGCTGCTCTCCTTCGGCGGCCCCGAGGGCCCGGACGACGTCGTCCCGTTCCTGGAGAACGTGACGCGCGGCCGCGGCATCCCCAAGGAACGGCTCAAGGAGGTGGGTCAGCACTACTTCCTGTTCGGCGGGGTCAGCCCCATCAACGACCAGAACCGCGCCCTGCTGGACGCCCTGCGCAAGGACTTCGCCGAACACGGCCTTGACCTGCCGGTGCACTGGGGCAACCGGAACTGGTCGCCGTATCTGACCGACACCCTGCGCGAGATGGTCGCGGACGGCCACCGGCGCATCGCCGTCCTCACCACCAGCGCGTATGCCTCGTACTCGGGCTGCCGGCAGTACCGCGAGAACCTCGCGGACGCGCTGGCCACGCTGGAGGCGGAGGGCCTTGAGCTGCCGCGCGTGGACAAACTGCGGCACTACTTCAACCACCCCGGTTTTGTACGGCCCATGGTGGAAGGCGTCCTGGAGTCCCTCGCGGACCTCCCCGAGGAGGTGCGGGCAGGCGCCCGGCTGGCCTTCACCACCCACTCCGTCCCGACGTCGGCCGCCGACGCATCGGGCCCGGTGGAGGGGCACGGCGAGGGCGGTGCGTACGTACGGCAGCACGTGGACGTGGCCCGGCTGATCGCGGACGCCGTGCGCGAGGAGACGGGCGTCGAGCACCCCTGGGAGCTCGTCTACCAGTCGCGCAGCGGCGCCCCGCACATCCCCTGGCTGGAGCCGGACATCTGCGAGCACCTGGAGGGGCTGCACGCCGCGGGCGCACCTGCCGTGGTGATGGTGCCCATCGGCTTCGTCTCGGACCATATGGAGGTCCTGTACGACCTCGACACGGAGGCCACCGCCAAGGCCGCCGAGCTGGGGCTGCCCGTGCGGCGATCGTCGACGGTGGGCGCCGACCCGCGCTTCGCGGCGGCCGTACGGGACCTCGTCCTGGAGCGTGCGGCGACCGAACGGGGCGTGCGCGCCGAACGGTGCGCGCTGGGAAGCCTCGGCCCCTCCCACGACCTCTGTCCGGTCGGCTGCTGTCCGGCCCGGGCGCCGAAGCCCGCGGCCGCCGGTGCCGACAGCCCGTACGCGTAAGGAAGACCTGTGACCGATCCTCTCCTGTCCGAACTCCTCGACCTCGCCCTGGAGGCCGCCCGCCGGGCCGGGGAGCTGCTGCGCGACGGCCGCCCCGCCGACCTGGGCGTCGCCGCGACCAAGTCCAGCCCCATCGACGTCGTCACCGAGATGGACATCGCGGCGGAGAAGCTGATCACCGGGTTCCTGAGCGAGCGCCGCCCGGACGACGGGTTCCTCGGCGAGGAAGGTGCCTCCACCACCGGCACCAGCGGCGTCCGCTGGGTCATCGATCCGCTCGACGGCACGGTCAACTATCTCTACGGGCTGCCGACCTGGGCGGTCTCCATAGGTGCCGAGCGGGACGGCGAGACGGTCGTCGGGGTGGTCGAGGCGCCGATGCGCCGCGAGACCTACCGCGCGGTGCTCGGCGGCGGCGCGTACGCCAACGACAAGCCCCTCCGCTGCCGTCCGGCGCCCCCGCTGGACCAGGCCCTGGTCTCCACCGGCTTCAACTACGTCACGACCGTACGCACCCACCAGGCGGAGGTCGCCCAGCGGCTCATCCCGCGGCTGCGTGACATCCGCCGCAGCGGCTCCGCGGCCGTCGACCTCTGCGATGTCGCCGCGGGCCGCCTGGACGGCTACTACGAGCGCGGCCTCAACCCCTGGGACCTGTCGGCGGGCGACCTGATCGCGCGCGAGGCGGGGGCGCTGACCGGTGGCCGCCCCGGCGACACGGCGAACGGCGATCTGGCGGTCGCGGCGAGCCCTGGCGTATTCGAGCCGCTGCAGGCCCTGCTGGAGGAGTTCGGCGCCTGGCACGACTAGATCAGCCCGGCATCACGGCGGGATCAACCCCGCATCCGGCACAAGAGGGCCCCGACGCCGTCCAGCGGCGTCGGGGCCCTCTCGTATCGGTTGGGTACGGTCCGCGCTAGGCGGCGCTGAGCTGCACGCCGTGCTCCGCCGCCAGGCGATGCAGGTCATCCAGCTCTGCCTGCTCGACATCCGCGAGGAAGTCGTCGCCCGTCTCTCGAGCCAGCGTGAGGTCGGTCTCGGCAGCCTTTATGCGCTGCAGCAATCCTGTGGTGAATGCGTCCATGGTGCGCCCCCTCGTCGTGGGTCGGTGGCACGGGGGTGTGCCGACGGTGGGTGGATCAACCCTGGAACAGGTCGTGGTATGCCACAAACAGGGCGTGATCTCGGGGTGTGCAGTCGTCCTCCCCCAGCCTTCCCTCAGAGAAACCTCAACTGGTCGCAGAATCCGGTGAATTCCTGGGGCGGGTGGTCCGGGCACTCCGCCTTACAGCCGGTTTACGCGCGTAACGGGCAGGATGGAAGCGCACAGCCAGTGCTCACACACCTGCCCTGATCACGCTTGACGGGCACAGAGGAAGGACAGCGACGTGCGCGTACTCGTCGTCGAGGACGAGCAGCTGCTCGCCGATGCGGTGGCCACCGGACTGCGCCGGGAGGCCATGGCCGTCGACGTCGTATACGACGGCGCTGCCGCTCTGGAGCGTATCGGGGTCAACGACTACGACGTGGTCGTGCTGGACCGTGACCTTCCGCTGGTTCACGGCGACGATGTCTGCCGCAAGATCGTCGAGCTGGGCATGCCCACCCGGGTGCTGATGCTGACCGCCTCCGGAGACGTCAGCGACCGCGTCGAGGGCCTCGAGCTCGGCGCGGACGACTACCTCCCCAAGCCCTTCGCCTTCAGCGAGCTCACCGCCCGGGTGCGGGCGCTCGGCCGCCGCACGACCGTGCCGCTGCCGCCCGTCCTGGAGCGCGCCGGCATCAAGCTCGACCCCAACCGCCGTGAGGTCTTCCGCGACGGCAAGGAGATCCAGCTCGCGCCCAAGGAGTTCGCGGTGCTGGAGGTGCTGATGCGCAGCGAGGGCGCGGTCGTGTCGGCCGAGCAGCTCCTCGAGAAGGCCTGGGACGAGAACACCGACCCGTTCACCAATGTTGTCCGTGTGACGGTGATGACCCTGCGCCGCAAGCTCGGCGAGCCGCCAGTGATCGTCACCGTGCCCGGCTCCGGCTACCGGATCTGACCCCATGGCCACTGCCCCGGCGCCACCGCAGGCGCCTCCGAAGCCGACGTGGGATCCGCGCGATCCCGTACGCCCCTGGCTGCGTCCGACGATCCGGATACGGCTGACCCTGCTGTACGGCGGCATGTTCCTGATCGCTGGCATCCTGCTGCTCTCGATCATCTATCTCCTCGCCGCGCAGGCCATCCACCAGGGCAGTGAGCTGGCGCTGAGGGTCACAGGTGTGAACGTGACCCTCGACAGCCCCACCTGCCCGGACCTCAACGGCGTGATCAACAACGATCAGCTCAACAGGGCGCTCAAGACCTGCATGTCCGTGCAGCGCCAGCACGCCCTGGACGACCTCCTGCGCCGCTCTCTCTTCGCCCTGCTCGGCCTCAGCATCATCGCCTTCGCCTTCGGTTACGCGATGGCGGGGCGCGTCCTCTCGCCGCTCGGCAAGATCACCCGCACCGCCCGTCAGGTGGCCGGCTCCGACCTCTCGCGGCGGATCGAGCTGGACGGCCCCGACGACGAGCTCAAGGAGCTCGCGGACACCTTCGACGAGATGCTGGACCGGCTGGAACGGGCCTTCACCGCGCAGCAGCGGTTCGTGGCCAACGCCTCGCACGAGCTCCGTACGCCCCTCGCGATCAACCGCACACTGCTGGAGGTCCACCTCTCCGACCCCGGGGTGCCCGCGGAGCTCCAGCAGCTCGGCAAGACGCTCCTGACCACCAACGAGCGCAGCGAGCAGCTGGTCGAGGGCCTGCTGCTGCTCGCGCGCAGCGACAACCAGATCGTCGAGCGCAAACCGGTGGACCTGGCCGAGGTCGCCACGCGTGCCGTGGACCAGACCCGGGCCGAGGCCGAGGCGAACGGCGTGGAGATCCGGGGGGAGCGTGCGCCCGCCGTCGTACAGGGCAATGGCGTTCTGCTGGAGCGGATCGCCCTGAACCTGGTGCAGAACGGCGTGCGCTACAACATCCCGGAAGGCGGGTGGGTGGATGTCACCACCGAGGTCCGGCAGGGCCAGGCGGTCCTGGTGGTCTCGAACACGGGACCGGTGGTTCCCGCGTACGAGATCGACAATCTCTTCGAGCCCTTCCGGCGCCTGCGGCAGGAGCGGACCGGCAGCGACAAGGGTGTCGGCCTGGGGCTTTCGATCGCCCGCTCGGTAGCCCGCGCCCACGGAGGCCGTATCATCGCGGAGCCTCGTGAGGGCGGTGGCCTCGTGATGCGTGTCACCCTCCCGGTCTGAGATGCTGAGCGACGCGAATCGTTTCTCTCGCTTCGTTCGCTTTACGCGGAATTTTCGGGACCCGTGCCCGAGAGGTCCGTGTGGGGTCGATCACAGAGGCGAATTTCAGGCCACCTACTCTCCGTGATCAAGACTCCTACCGGAAAGCCGGGAAAAGTCCGGGTTTCCGGGGGGTGGGATCACGGGAAGTACACGGGGTGGCGCCCGTGAAGTGCGACATTCGGACCGTGTACGGTCCCGATCGCCACCCAACCCCAGCACTCTTGAGGGGCCCGGTTGGGTGTCGATTGAGTAACAGACCTTGATGTGAGGCAAAATCTCCGCCTCAGGTCGGGCACAAGTCCGGCCTCTCACGCGTTACGTGCGCTGAGACACCGCAGACACCCAGAGGGGGAGAGGCACACATGGCAACGGACTACGACACCCCACGCAAGACCGATGACGACGTCGACTCGGACAGCCTTGAGGAACTGAAGGCCCGCCGGAACGACAAGACGACCTCGGCCGTCGACGTCGACGAGTTCGAGCAGGCTGAAGGCCTGGAGCTGCCCGGAGCGGACCTCTCCAACGAGGAACTGTCCGTCCGCGTGCTGCCCCGGCAGGCCGACGAGTTCACCTGCATGAGCTGCTTCCTCGTGCACCACCGCAGCCAGCTGGCGCGCGAGAAGAACGGTCAGCCGATCTGCCGCGACTGCGACTGAGGTCCGGCCGGCCGTGGCAGGCGAAACACCGCCCAGGAAGCGGCGCTTCCGGCGTCAGAAGCCGCCGGAGGCGCACCAGGGCGGTACGGGCCCGGCAGAAGGCGCCACGGCGTCTGCCGAGCACTCGGCCGCTCTGCTGCCCGACGGTGCAGGAGACGGCGAGGGGCGGGGCGTGACGGCCTCGCTCGAATCACCCGGTGCCGCGGATCAGGCGGGGCCCCCGAATAGGGCCCCACGCCTGGCCACGGTCAGGAACGGCGTCCGGAAGAGCGGCGAGGGCGCCAAAGCGGCGCTCGCGTACGTCGCCGACCGGCTCATCGAGAACGCACCACGCATTGCGGTGCGCGATCTCGCGACGCTGCGCAAGCAGTTCCCCGGCCTCGCTCCCGAGCAGCTTGCCGACAAGCTGGTCGCGGGCGCGGCGAACGCCACCTCCACGGTGGGTGCGGGCATCGGCGCGGCCGCGATGCTGCCCGTACCGCCCGCGATGCCCGCCGAACTGGCAACCGAGATCGTCGGCGTCGCCGCGATCGAGCTCAAACTCATCGCCGAGCTCCACGAGGTCTACGGCATACGGCCGCCCGGCACCCTCATGGAGCGCAGCACCGCGTATCTGACCTCCTGGTCGGAGGAGCGCGGGATCCAGGTGACCAAACCGGCGACGATCAACGCCGCACTCGGCGGTCAGCTCAGGCGTGAGCTGCGGCAGCAGATCATGAAGCGCACGGTCCGCAATCTGCCGAACCTCATGCCGTTCATGGTCGGCGCGGCCGTCGGCGCAGTGATGAACCGCCGGGACACCAGAAGGCTGGCGAACCGGATTCGCAAGGACTTGAGAAGCCGGCAGATCCCATGGGACGCGCTGCCCGCGCTGCCGCCGCTGGAACAGCCCAAGAACCCCCTTGAGACGGTGTACATCCCGAGAGAGCTCGGGCGCTGACAAGGGGTCCGCAGTCAGACCGGGTGAACGGCCGCGAGAGCGGCAGCCAGCGCCTTCGGGTCCCGGGTCGACAGATACAGGTACGGCGTCGGGTCGTCCGGGTCCGTGACCTCCACCCGCAGGGCGGTCGGCACATAGCTGCGCAGCAGCATGAACGCCCGGGTATCGGCCTTGTACGAGCGCCAGGCGCGCGCTTCCTCCGCGTCCAGCGCCTCGGCCTCGCCGAGCGCCGACAGCGGGATCCGCGCGTCGCCCGCGACCAGCGAGCCGGCCACCACACGGATACGGACCGAGCCGTACGAACTCACCACGACCGCCGCGACCGCGGTGGCGGCGATCAGACCTCCGAGCAGCGCCAGAGGGCCGAGCGGCAGCAGGATGAGGCCGCCCGCGACACCCACGAGCGCGGTGATGAGCCACCACGAACGGGGCGCGGTGAGACGTTCTTCGTAGTGCGGGGCGGAAGGCTGCATGAAACCAAGCTTGGCACGGCGCGACCTGCGGGTACCCGCGCGGGTAAGGTCTGCGCCTGTGAGTACTGCGAAATCCCGGGGGGCGGCCCCCGGACCCTCGGCCCGCGCCGCGGCTCTGACCCCGCCGGCCGATGCCATACCGCCGGTACGGCACCCCGACGCCCCGGCCCCAGGTGAGCTCCTCGGCTCGCACTACGAGCACTGCTTCGGCTGCGGCGAGGGCCAGTCCCACGGGCTGCACCTCGCCGCACGGGCCGGCGAAGGTGTACGTATCACCGCCGAGTTCACCGTCCAGCCCGCCCACCAGGGCGCACCCGGCCTGGCGCACGGCGGCGTCCTCGCCACGGCGCTGGACGAGACCCTCGGCTCGCTGAACTGGCTGCTGCGGGTGATCGCGGTGACCGGCCGGCTCGAGACCGATTTCGTACGGCCCGTGCCCGTGGACACCGTGCTGCATCTGCAGGCCGAGGTGACCGCAGTCGCCGGCCGCAAGATCTACTCCACCGCCGTGGGCCGGATCGGCGGCCCCGACGGGCCCGTCGCCGTCCGTGCCGACGCACTCTTCGTCGAGGTCAAGGTCGACCACTTCATCGACAACGGCCGCCCGGAGGAGATCCAGGCAGCCATGGCCGACCCCGACCGGATCAGGCGCGCCCGCGCCTTTGAGGTGAACCCCTGATGCCCAACCCTGTCGATGTCCTGATCCGCCGAGTCG
This window contains:
- the sepH gene encoding septation protein SepH, whose product is MPELRVVAVSNDGTRLVLKAADSTEYTLPIDERLRAAVRNDRARLGQIEIEVESHLRPRDIQARIRAGASAEEVAQLAGIPVDRVRRFEGPVLAERAFMAERARKTPVRRPGENTGPQLGEAVQERLTLRGAEKDTVLWDSWRRDDGTWEVLLVYRVAGEPHSASWTYDPPRRLVQAVDDEARALIGETDDTIAATQEPSFPFVPRIARLPRDRPLDRALDRQLERPTASAAPAEPEESGGERDSLTSLLEAVPSFRGDMVVPERPAPPEPPATEPVQEPEAEEPVAPAASAGAGSAYADVLMPRSVAGHRDRLTGTTDRQAEADGVRPGRRAAVPSWDEIVFGTRRKKQD
- a CDS encoding D-arabinono-1,4-lactone oxidase; the protein is MKTGRSTWRNWAGNVTARPVREVSPASAQELADAVRKAAEDGLKVKAVGTGHSFTAAAATDGVLIRPDLLTGIREIDRTAMTVTVEAGTPLKRLNAALAREGLSLTNMGDIMDQTVAGATSTGTHGTGRESASIAAQIKALELVTADGSLLTCSEKENPEVFAAARIGLGALGVVAAITFSVEPVFLLTAREEPMAFDKVTAEFDALFAENEHFEFYWFPHTGNCNTKRNNRSAGPAAPPGQISGWIEDELLSNGLFQLACSLGRAAPATIPAIAKISSRALSARTYTDIPYKVFTSPRRVRFVEMEYALPREAAVGALREVKAMIERSPLRVSFPVEVRTAPADDIALSTASGRESAYIAVHLYRGTPYQSYFTAVERIMTAHGGRPHWGKVHTRDAEYFAEVYPRFGEFTALRDRLDPERLFGNDYLRRVLGD
- a CDS encoding MFS transporter, with product MPSPYRAIFTAPGSKGFSAAGFFGRMPLSMMGIGIVTMVSQLTGRYGLAGALSATLAMSAAAVGPQISRLVDRHGQARVLRPATLVSVAAVTGLLICAQQEAPDWTLFVFAASAGCVPSVGSMIRARWAEIYRGSPRALHTAYSWESIVDEVCFIFGPIISIGLSTAWFPEAGPLLAAVFLLVGVFWLTAQRATEPVPHPREHHTGGSALRSPGLQVLVATFVATGAIFGAVDVVTVAFADEQGHKAAASLVLAVYALGSCLAGAVFGLLHLKGPASRRWLVGVCAMAVSMIPLQLAGNLPFLAVALFVAGLSIAPTMVTTMALVEAHVPRTKLTEGMTWTSTGLAVGVALGSSAAGWVVDASGADAGYVVPAVSGAIAAVVAFLGYRRLAKPVPTREGQRERDYEDGAQHMA
- a CDS encoding ferrochelatase; amino-acid sequence: MSDQRDPAPYDALLLLSFGGPEGPDDVVPFLENVTRGRGIPKERLKEVGQHYFLFGGVSPINDQNRALLDALRKDFAEHGLDLPVHWGNRNWSPYLTDTLREMVADGHRRIAVLTTSAYASYSGCRQYRENLADALATLEAEGLELPRVDKLRHYFNHPGFVRPMVEGVLESLADLPEEVRAGARLAFTTHSVPTSAADASGPVEGHGEGGAYVRQHVDVARLIADAVREETGVEHPWELVYQSRSGAPHIPWLEPDICEHLEGLHAAGAPAVVMVPIGFVSDHMEVLYDLDTEATAKAAELGLPVRRSSTVGADPRFAAAVRDLVLERAATERGVRAERCALGSLGPSHDLCPVGCCPARAPKPAAAGADSPYA
- a CDS encoding inositol monophosphatase family protein; translated protein: MTDPLLSELLDLALEAARRAGELLRDGRPADLGVAATKSSPIDVVTEMDIAAEKLITGFLSERRPDDGFLGEEGASTTGTSGVRWVIDPLDGTVNYLYGLPTWAVSIGAERDGETVVGVVEAPMRRETYRAVLGGGAYANDKPLRCRPAPPLDQALVSTGFNYVTTVRTHQAEVAQRLIPRLRDIRRSGSAAVDLCDVAAGRLDGYYERGLNPWDLSAGDLIAREAGALTGGRPGDTANGDLAVAASPGVFEPLQALLEEFGAWHD
- a CDS encoding response regulator transcription factor, which translates into the protein MRVLVVEDEQLLADAVATGLRREAMAVDVVYDGAAALERIGVNDYDVVVLDRDLPLVHGDDVCRKIVELGMPTRVLMLTASGDVSDRVEGLELGADDYLPKPFAFSELTARVRALGRRTTVPLPPVLERAGIKLDPNRREVFRDGKEIQLAPKEFAVLEVLMRSEGAVVSAEQLLEKAWDENTDPFTNVVRVTVMTLRRKLGEPPVIVTVPGSGYRI
- a CDS encoding sensor histidine kinase: MATAPAPPQAPPKPTWDPRDPVRPWLRPTIRIRLTLLYGGMFLIAGILLLSIIYLLAAQAIHQGSELALRVTGVNVTLDSPTCPDLNGVINNDQLNRALKTCMSVQRQHALDDLLRRSLFALLGLSIIAFAFGYAMAGRVLSPLGKITRTARQVAGSDLSRRIELDGPDDELKELADTFDEMLDRLERAFTAQQRFVANASHELRTPLAINRTLLEVHLSDPGVPAELQQLGKTLLTTNERSEQLVEGLLLLARSDNQIVERKPVDLAEVATRAVDQTRAEAEANGVEIRGERAPAVVQGNGVLLERIALNLVQNGVRYNIPEGGWVDVTTEVRQGQAVLVVSNTGPVVPAYEIDNLFEPFRRLRQERTGSDKGVGLGLSIARSVARAHGGRIIAEPREGGGLVMRVTLPV
- a CDS encoding DUF4193 domain-containing protein, producing the protein MATDYDTPRKTDDDVDSDSLEELKARRNDKTTSAVDVDEFEQAEGLELPGADLSNEELSVRVLPRQADEFTCMSCFLVHHRSQLAREKNGQPICRDCD
- a CDS encoding DUF3093 domain-containing protein — protein: MQPSAPHYEERLTAPRSWWLITALVGVAGGLILLPLGPLALLGGLIAATAVAAVVVSSYGSVRIRVVAGSLVAGDARIPLSALGEAEALDAEEARAWRSYKADTRAFMLLRSYVPTALRVEVTDPDDPTPYLYLSTRDPKALAAALAAVHPV
- a CDS encoding PaaI family thioesterase — translated: MSTAKSRGAAPGPSARAAALTPPADAIPPVRHPDAPAPGELLGSHYEHCFGCGEGQSHGLHLAARAGEGVRITAEFTVQPAHQGAPGLAHGGVLATALDETLGSLNWLLRVIAVTGRLETDFVRPVPVDTVLHLQAEVTAVAGRKIYSTAVGRIGGPDGPVAVRADALFVEVKVDHFIDNGRPEEIQAAMADPDRIRRARAFEVNP